In the genome of Rubripirellula tenax, one region contains:
- a CDS encoding PSD1 and planctomycete cytochrome C domain-containing protein has protein sequence MKSQRGLTASILRICLGVVLSLVTFRVQADEPSLTYESEVLFARRIAPLFREKCIGCHGQEPDGVEGGIDFRTFEALARGGDSGERGIVPGESDASSIYLAAARSEDEFSAMPPKESEALDAEQLQWLRRWIETGATWPSEERIRFIEAKYADAWSVEDGVTVKTSGGLDGSWTDRRYDPAGLWAYQPLPVSSSSLGEESMRVDENERDHVRRKSQQIDRFIADAMPEGIGVAARADRRTLIRRATFDLTGLPPKPDEVAAFLNDSADDETAFAMLVDRLLESPHYGERMAQHWLDVTRYADSSGFANDYERGNAWRFRDYVTRSFNTDKPYDRFVREQIAGDEIGPDDSDSVIATGFLRMGPWELTAMEVAKVARMRFLDDVTNSVGETFLGQSLQCCRCHDHKFDPIPTRDYYSVQAVFATTQLAERPVKFSREENVSGFDEKKYLELRQAEYRETKRQMQSVLLANAQEWFSTNQRDSKRWDDAVAEAKKKGRVQNIFKSVRSALMDAGVEQTDLPPVNVGFTTQQYGRERVAGKGLERLVWEFDRYKPFAHSVYNGHTRSLRSVNQPLRPAKDPTDGDLEHSAIHTGGDPFAEGDAVQPGVLSVIADQVRANIPQTIDGRRTALADWIANPKNPLTTRVIVNRVWQWHFGTAIAGNPNNFGSTGKRPTHPELLDWLAVELVRSGWSIKSLHRVIMNSDAYCRSCQYDRGAEASETTDRDTLALATASYAAFLPRRLSAEELRDSMLSVSGELNLKIGGIPCRPIINSEVALQPRQVMGTFAAAWTPNPKPDQRNRRSLYVLKLRGLVDPSLEVFNAPSPDFSCERRDTSTVTPQVFAMFNSNSTNARALALASEAAKNGGDRPEMIRSLYKCLFGREVTDAEIDRCLSHWKHVESLMPPKAIPSQRPPREVVREAVEENTGEKFTFVETLHAVDDFVADLQADEVDRATFALADVCLVLMNSNEFVYVY, from the coding sequence ATGAAGTCGCAACGAGGTCTCACCGCAAGCATTCTTCGGATATGCCTGGGCGTGGTGCTGTCACTGGTCACTTTTCGGGTTCAAGCGGACGAGCCATCGCTGACCTACGAAAGCGAAGTTCTATTCGCACGCCGCATCGCGCCCCTGTTCCGCGAAAAGTGCATCGGCTGCCACGGTCAGGAGCCCGACGGCGTGGAAGGCGGTATTGACTTCCGAACGTTTGAGGCACTCGCCCGTGGTGGTGATAGCGGCGAGCGAGGAATCGTGCCGGGCGAATCCGACGCGAGTTCGATCTACCTGGCGGCGGCGCGGAGCGAGGATGAATTTTCGGCGATGCCGCCCAAGGAGAGCGAAGCGCTGGACGCAGAACAACTCCAATGGCTTCGTCGTTGGATTGAGACCGGAGCGACGTGGCCTTCCGAAGAACGGATCAGGTTCATCGAGGCCAAGTATGCTGATGCATGGTCTGTCGAAGATGGCGTGACGGTGAAAACATCCGGCGGATTGGACGGAAGTTGGACCGACCGACGCTATGACCCGGCTGGGTTGTGGGCGTACCAGCCACTTCCTGTTAGCTCGTCGAGTTTAGGCGAGGAGTCCATGCGAGTCGACGAAAACGAACGCGATCACGTGCGACGGAAGAGCCAGCAAATTGATCGCTTCATTGCCGATGCGATGCCGGAGGGGATAGGCGTTGCGGCGCGAGCTGATCGACGTACATTGATTCGCCGAGCGACGTTCGACTTGACCGGATTGCCGCCGAAGCCTGACGAAGTGGCAGCGTTTCTGAACGATTCCGCCGACGACGAGACGGCGTTCGCGATGCTCGTCGATCGGTTGCTTGAATCGCCTCACTACGGCGAACGGATGGCCCAGCATTGGCTCGATGTCACTCGCTATGCCGATTCATCCGGATTTGCTAACGACTATGAACGCGGCAACGCTTGGCGGTTTCGCGACTATGTGACGCGATCATTCAATACTGACAAACCGTACGACCGATTCGTCCGCGAACAGATCGCGGGTGACGAAATCGGACCGGACGATTCGGACAGTGTCATCGCCACCGGTTTTCTTCGCATGGGGCCATGGGAATTAACGGCCATGGAAGTGGCGAAGGTTGCCAGAATGCGTTTCCTTGACGACGTGACCAACAGCGTCGGTGAAACATTTCTTGGTCAATCGTTGCAATGTTGTCGCTGCCACGATCACAAATTCGATCCGATTCCGACCCGTGACTACTACAGCGTCCAAGCGGTGTTTGCGACAACGCAGTTGGCGGAGCGTCCGGTTAAATTTTCCCGCGAAGAAAACGTGAGCGGTTTCGACGAAAAGAAGTATTTGGAACTTCGGCAAGCCGAGTACCGAGAGACCAAGCGGCAGATGCAATCTGTATTGTTGGCGAACGCTCAGGAATGGTTCAGTACCAACCAGCGTGATTCCAAACGATGGGACGACGCCGTTGCCGAAGCCAAGAAAAAAGGGCGAGTGCAAAACATTTTTAAGTCTGTCCGCAGCGCCTTGATGGATGCGGGCGTCGAACAGACAGACCTGCCGCCCGTCAACGTCGGGTTCACCACCCAGCAATACGGGCGTGAGCGTGTCGCGGGCAAGGGTTTGGAACGGTTGGTGTGGGAATTTGACCGGTACAAACCGTTCGCACATTCTGTCTATAACGGCCACACCCGATCACTTAGGTCGGTCAATCAACCGCTTCGGCCTGCGAAGGATCCGACCGATGGCGATCTCGAGCATTCCGCGATCCACACCGGCGGCGATCCGTTTGCCGAGGGCGATGCTGTGCAGCCGGGTGTGCTGAGCGTCATTGCCGATCAGGTCCGCGCGAACATTCCACAGACCATCGACGGACGCAGGACGGCACTCGCTGATTGGATTGCGAACCCGAAGAATCCGCTCACCACACGCGTGATTGTCAACCGAGTTTGGCAATGGCATTTTGGGACTGCGATTGCGGGTAACCCCAATAACTTTGGTTCGACCGGTAAGCGGCCGACCCATCCCGAGCTTCTCGATTGGCTGGCTGTAGAACTGGTGAGGAGCGGTTGGTCGATCAAGAGCTTGCATCGGGTGATCATGAATTCAGATGCTTACTGCCGATCCTGCCAATACGATCGCGGCGCGGAAGCAAGTGAGACCACTGACCGTGATACTCTTGCTCTTGCGACGGCGTCATATGCAGCGTTCCTGCCAAGGCGTTTGAGTGCGGAAGAACTCCGCGATTCAATGTTGAGCGTTAGCGGAGAGCTGAATCTTAAGATTGGCGGCATCCCTTGCCGTCCCATCATCAACTCAGAAGTTGCGCTGCAGCCGCGTCAGGTCATGGGGACCTTTGCGGCCGCGTGGACTCCAAACCCCAAACCGGACCAGCGCAACCGCCGCTCGCTGTACGTCTTGAAACTTCGTGGTCTGGTTGACCCCAGCCTAGAAGTCTTTAACGCGCCGTCGCCTGATTTTTCTTGCGAGCGCCGAGACACTTCGACAGTCACACCGCAAGTATTCGCGATGTTCAACAGCAATAGCACGAATGCGAGAGCTTTGGCGTTGGCAAGCGAGGCCGCGAAAAACGGCGGCGATCGACCGGAAATGATTCGCAGTCTCTACAAATGCCTGTTTGGCCGCGAGGTCACCGATGCAGAAATCGACCGTTGCCTGTCGCACTGGAAGCACGTTGAGTCTTTGATGCCGCCCAAGGCGATTCCCAGCCAACGTCCACCTCGGGAGGTCGTTCGCGAAGCCGTGGAGGAAAACACCGGCGAAAAGTTCACCTTCGTCGAAACGCTTCACGCGGTAGACGATTTTGTTGCCGATTTGCAGGCGGATGAAGTAGATCGTGCGACATTCGCGCTAGCCGACGTTTGCTTGGTTTTGATGAATAGCAATGAGTTTGTGTACGTGTACTGA
- a CDS encoding alpha/beta hydrolase — MVNVQRVGLIGFFAIAFATSNLAQDKSPKSTNFTTDTDILYRVGEGVTDAMNERCRLDVYYPSVEKDFPTIVWFHGGGLKSGNKSIPSELKNQGVAIVAANYRLHPGAKSPEYVEDAAAAVAWTIKNIERFGGSRSRVFVSGHSAGGYLTCMVGLDRHYLAAHDVNADDLAGLIPMSGQAVTHFTVRAERGIGNKQPIVDDMSPLFHVRGDAPPILLISGDRDMEMIGRYEENAYLWRMLKEVGHKDVDLFELEGFNHGEMAKPAHPLMLNFVKRICESQG; from the coding sequence ATGGTCAACGTCCAGAGAGTCGGTCTGATTGGATTTTTCGCAATCGCGTTTGCGACGAGCAATCTTGCTCAAGATAAATCGCCGAAGTCAACAAACTTTACAACCGACACGGACATTCTGTATCGTGTTGGCGAAGGCGTGACGGATGCGATGAATGAACGATGCCGATTGGACGTTTACTATCCCAGTGTCGAAAAGGACTTTCCAACGATCGTGTGGTTTCACGGTGGCGGATTGAAATCGGGAAACAAGTCGATTCCTAGCGAACTTAAGAACCAGGGCGTTGCCATCGTCGCGGCAAATTACCGACTGCACCCCGGCGCAAAGTCGCCTGAATATGTCGAAGACGCCGCCGCCGCGGTCGCTTGGACGATCAAAAACATTGAGCGCTTCGGTGGTTCCCGATCGAGAGTTTTTGTGAGTGGGCATTCGGCGGGAGGCTATTTGACGTGCATGGTCGGTTTGGATCGCCACTACTTGGCAGCCCACGACGTGAACGCGGACGACTTGGCGGGGCTGATCCCGATGAGCGGCCAGGCCGTCACTCACTTTACCGTTCGAGCGGAACGTGGGATCGGTAACAAGCAACCGATTGTTGACGACATGTCACCCCTGTTCCACGTTCGCGGCGATGCGCCGCCCATTCTGTTGATCAGCGGCGATCGCGACATGGAGATGATCGGCCGATACGAAGAGAACGCCTACTTGTGGCGGATGTTAAAGGAAGTCGGCCATAAAGATGTTGACCTGTTCGAGCTAGAAGGTTTCAACCACGGAGAAATGGCGAAGCCAGCCCACCCGCTGATGTTGAACTTTGTAAAACGCATCTGCGAGAGCCAGGGCTGA
- a CDS encoding VOC family protein: MKFGYTIVYVAEVSTAIKFYSDAFGFATRFIHDGGDYAELDTGETTLAFAAHSLGQSNFPNGYTPLADLPQPAGIEVAFVTDDVSGSVARAEAAGATTIGEPVTKPWGQTVAYVRSPDGTLIELCTPVNS, encoded by the coding sequence ATGAAGTTTGGGTACACCATCGTCTACGTCGCTGAGGTCAGCACCGCGATTAAGTTTTACTCCGACGCGTTTGGCTTCGCGACGCGATTCATTCATGACGGTGGTGACTACGCCGAACTGGACACGGGCGAGACGACGCTGGCATTTGCTGCACACTCGCTTGGGCAGTCAAATTTTCCGAACGGCTATACACCGCTCGCGGATCTTCCACAGCCCGCTGGAATCGAAGTCGCTTTTGTAACCGATGATGTTTCCGGATCAGTCGCGCGTGCGGAGGCTGCGGGTGCGACCACCATTGGTGAACCGGTCACGAAACCGTGGGGTCAAACGGTAGCCTATGTACGATCGCCCGATGGGACGTTGATTGAGCTGTGTACGCCCGTAAACAGTTGA
- a CDS encoding efflux RND transporter periplasmic adaptor subunit: MSTSSEPTETSPTTRPPGTATGSTLIWDRVHAMAEVAEDRTDFYKRLAAEIVENFRCGLVAIEAAHWSAPMMLVADPALSSQISRDELLGLLASASSSPVACNIPIETDSDSNNESIEFPAGDAMARGLRIEVAATPSRAALLLVYPLRSRPSAITQIEDLRLLQTYGEAARSLVDQFPVASGKRSTTAPSDTVESQQLIAPEEPRGLAGNRSLRVLHLDLDLDATCFRIANESRRLLGSDRVTVLKRRGSKLRVAAVSGVTVVDKRGNAVRCVERLTNAAVVMSRPLVLPGGDLIPPQIQQPLDDYLDETAVTSAIILPLHVPSEDADGVEAGDFDPFSGDGPCIGVIMLEYFGGDVPASVTLPMNIVASEATLALRNSLEHQSVFGLGLWKGVGKLIGNGRLPWVVAALIALASMATASVLINVTHHVVVSGTAEPSHRRDVFATIDGTVKNVLVNDGQYVQAGDVLVALENADLESRAEALWGEIQTAISRLASIEAVRLSGESDPSQSGRMAIELMQVESELANLRGQRTILAAQQKELQITSPISGQVVGWQLSRRLADRPIGRGNLLVSVVDPTGPWTLKLKVPDRDAGTVIEASKSNPQLPIEFAVATLPESTFSASLEEIATASRMDDTGQQVVDAAAVIHMDPENVVRFDSFNASEMRSGADVTAKIACGRRSILRSWFGDVFDFVHRNVLFYF, encoded by the coding sequence TTGAGCACTTCTTCTGAGCCCACCGAGACTTCTCCGACAACGCGACCGCCTGGGACCGCGACGGGGTCGACGCTGATATGGGACCGTGTCCACGCGATGGCGGAGGTTGCGGAAGACCGGACTGACTTTTACAAACGTCTGGCGGCAGAGATCGTCGAAAACTTTCGATGCGGATTGGTCGCCATTGAAGCCGCCCATTGGTCGGCGCCGATGATGTTGGTTGCCGATCCGGCGCTGTCCTCCCAGATTTCGCGTGACGAGTTGCTGGGTTTGTTGGCGTCGGCTAGCAGTTCTCCCGTGGCCTGCAACATCCCGATCGAAACGGATTCCGATTCGAACAACGAGTCAATCGAGTTTCCGGCCGGTGATGCGATGGCACGTGGGCTGAGGATCGAAGTGGCAGCGACGCCATCGCGAGCGGCGCTGTTGTTGGTATACCCGCTGCGAAGTCGACCGTCGGCAATCACCCAGATCGAAGACCTGCGGCTCTTGCAAACCTATGGCGAAGCGGCACGATCGTTGGTGGATCAGTTTCCAGTCGCATCAGGAAAGCGATCAACCACTGCACCAAGCGACACGGTCGAATCGCAACAGCTGATTGCACCAGAGGAGCCTCGCGGACTTGCCGGCAATCGGTCCTTGCGTGTACTGCACCTCGACCTGGATCTTGATGCGACATGCTTCCGTATCGCGAACGAATCACGACGGCTGCTCGGGTCGGATCGCGTAACGGTGTTGAAACGACGGGGATCGAAACTTCGCGTTGCTGCGGTTAGCGGTGTGACGGTCGTGGATAAACGAGGGAATGCAGTTCGCTGTGTCGAACGGTTGACGAACGCTGCCGTCGTGATGTCGCGGCCGCTGGTATTGCCGGGCGGCGACTTGATTCCGCCCCAGATTCAACAGCCACTGGACGACTATCTTGACGAAACTGCCGTCACCTCGGCAATCATCTTGCCGCTGCATGTACCGAGTGAGGATGCCGATGGCGTCGAAGCAGGTGATTTCGATCCGTTCTCAGGCGATGGCCCGTGCATCGGCGTCATCATGCTGGAGTACTTCGGCGGCGACGTTCCCGCGTCTGTCACGTTACCGATGAACATCGTTGCCAGCGAAGCGACGTTGGCGCTGCGAAACTCGTTGGAACATCAAAGCGTTTTTGGGCTTGGATTGTGGAAGGGTGTTGGAAAGCTGATTGGCAATGGGCGATTGCCGTGGGTTGTCGCTGCATTGATCGCACTTGCGTCGATGGCAACGGCATCTGTTCTGATCAACGTCACGCACCATGTCGTCGTCAGTGGTACCGCCGAACCGAGTCACCGACGCGATGTGTTCGCAACCATCGACGGCACTGTCAAGAATGTCTTGGTGAACGATGGCCAATATGTACAAGCAGGCGACGTGTTGGTTGCGCTCGAGAACGCAGACTTAGAAAGCCGCGCCGAAGCGTTGTGGGGCGAGATCCAAACGGCGATATCGCGATTGGCGTCCATCGAAGCGGTCCGACTGAGCGGCGAATCAGATCCGAGCCAGTCCGGTCGCATGGCCATCGAGTTGATGCAAGTGGAAAGTGAACTGGCCAACCTTCGAGGTCAACGCACGATATTGGCAGCTCAACAAAAAGAACTTCAGATCACGAGCCCAATTTCCGGCCAGGTCGTCGGATGGCAATTGTCCCGACGATTGGCTGACCGCCCGATCGGCCGCGGCAACCTTCTTGTCTCGGTCGTCGACCCAACCGGACCCTGGACTTTAAAGCTGAAGGTTCCTGATCGTGATGCTGGAACCGTGATCGAGGCTTCCAAATCGAACCCGCAGTTGCCGATCGAGTTCGCGGTTGCAACCCTGCCCGAATCGACTTTTTCAGCATCGCTTGAGGAAATCGCTACCGCTTCGCGAATGGACGATACCGGACAACAGGTCGTCGACGCGGCGGCGGTGATCCACATGGATCCCGAAAACGTCGTTCGATTTGATTCATTCAATGCGAGCGAAATGCGCAGCGGCGCCGATGTGACGGCAAAGATTGCTTGTGGTCGACGATCGATCTTGAGGAGTTGGTTCGGCGACGTCTTTGACTTTGTCCATCGCAACGTCTTGTTCTACTTCTAG
- a CDS encoding M50 family metallopeptidase, with product MKYHRLRPDEYFVLEQLDGERTLEEIRLAYEDAYRPQKVTTAELNQLVFRFHQISLTISDVALQGDRLRERAQKEIRQKWIGHLSGLLFIRFPGVDPEPLLKRLYPLVRPFLGRFGTAAFLLTLALAAAVFVIHFDTFAAQFPAMGSWIRLEAMLVLACVIGVTKVLHELGHAIMCKHFGGECHQIGPMLLVFTPALYCDTSDSWMLPSRFQRAAVGLAGIATEVFLASIATLVWASTAPGMVHYVAMNVMLVCSVSTVLFNANPLLRYDGYFVLSDLVDVPNLGEKSRRLLSGHANRALFGVDELTDEPMSGFERVSLLVYAVAAFVYRWSLTLAILWLVATLLRPYGLESVGRVLCAFAAGGMLFATLRGPFKFFRNPARRKNIRMNRLMITTALTAALVAFSFVPLPSGVSSTAKIVPRNETPIYVATAGTLSVLEKRPGDAVQQGEVIARLENSDIEMQFQRIQGRHKSQTLMVESMKRAAFDVPEIANELPMQESLLQDLTAQLATHSQRRSGLAIKATSSGRLIAAPHRAFDSQSAVENRLISWSGFPTDAKNDRCYLESGHELMTILGDDAWDAEIVLQQSQVERIAVGAKVKMVLETMPSEKFSGTVVEIAHSEWDEIQNADRRDDVRAARSQNPLETSYVVRVELGKADNAPLITGAMATTRIDAAPVSIVGRASRWLSGLLRFR from the coding sequence ATGAAGTACCATCGCCTTCGACCGGATGAGTACTTTGTGCTGGAGCAACTGGATGGCGAGCGAACGCTGGAAGAGATTCGCTTGGCTTACGAGGACGCCTATCGTCCACAGAAAGTCACGACGGCCGAGTTGAACCAACTGGTCTTTCGCTTTCACCAAATCAGTCTGACGATTTCGGATGTCGCGCTCCAGGGCGATCGGCTTCGCGAACGTGCGCAAAAAGAGATTCGTCAAAAATGGATCGGCCATCTATCCGGCTTGCTATTCATTCGATTCCCGGGGGTCGATCCCGAACCGCTGCTCAAGCGACTGTATCCCTTGGTGCGACCGTTTTTGGGTCGATTCGGCACAGCCGCGTTCCTGTTAACGCTTGCTTTGGCTGCAGCCGTTTTCGTGATTCACTTCGATACGTTTGCGGCGCAATTCCCGGCGATGGGGAGTTGGATTCGTTTGGAAGCCATGCTGGTGTTGGCGTGCGTGATTGGCGTTACGAAGGTGCTGCACGAGCTAGGACATGCCATCATGTGCAAACACTTCGGCGGCGAGTGTCACCAGATCGGGCCGATGCTGTTGGTGTTTACACCGGCGCTCTACTGCGACACGTCCGATTCATGGATGCTGCCCAGTCGTTTTCAGCGCGCGGCCGTCGGATTGGCGGGCATCGCTACGGAAGTCTTCTTGGCATCGATTGCGACGTTGGTTTGGGCCTCGACGGCGCCGGGAATGGTCCACTACGTCGCCATGAATGTGATGTTGGTCTGCAGCGTCAGCACAGTACTGTTCAACGCAAACCCGCTGCTTCGCTACGACGGATATTTCGTTTTGTCCGACTTGGTGGACGTTCCCAATTTGGGTGAAAAGTCACGTCGTCTGTTGTCGGGTCACGCCAACCGAGCGTTGTTCGGTGTTGATGAGTTGACCGATGAACCGATGTCCGGCTTCGAACGCGTTAGTCTGCTCGTCTATGCGGTTGCGGCGTTCGTGTATCGATGGTCGCTGACGCTGGCGATCCTATGGTTGGTGGCGACGTTGCTTCGTCCCTACGGCCTCGAGTCGGTCGGCCGAGTGCTATGTGCGTTCGCCGCAGGGGGAATGTTGTTCGCGACGCTCCGTGGCCCCTTCAAATTCTTTCGAAATCCCGCACGCCGAAAAAACATTCGCATGAACCGATTGATGATCACCACCGCACTTACCGCTGCGTTGGTCGCGTTTTCGTTCGTCCCGCTGCCGTCGGGCGTCTCGTCGACAGCCAAGATTGTTCCGCGCAACGAAACGCCGATTTACGTCGCGACCGCGGGCACTCTAAGCGTTCTAGAAAAACGCCCCGGCGACGCCGTGCAACAAGGTGAGGTGATTGCGAGACTGGAAAACTCTGACATTGAAATGCAATTCCAAAGGATTCAGGGTCGGCACAAGAGTCAGACATTGATGGTCGAATCGATGAAGCGTGCCGCCTTCGATGTGCCGGAAATTGCAAACGAATTGCCGATGCAGGAATCACTGTTGCAAGACCTGACGGCGCAGCTTGCAACTCATTCGCAACGTCGCAGCGGTTTGGCGATCAAGGCAACTAGCAGTGGCAGGTTGATCGCGGCACCCCACCGCGCGTTCGATTCTCAATCGGCCGTCGAAAACCGCTTGATCAGTTGGTCCGGTTTTCCGACGGATGCGAAGAACGACCGCTGTTACTTGGAATCGGGGCATGAATTAATGACGATCCTTGGCGATGACGCTTGGGATGCGGAGATTGTTTTGCAACAGAGCCAGGTCGAACGAATCGCTGTGGGAGCGAAAGTGAAGATGGTCCTGGAGACAATGCCTTCCGAGAAATTTTCCGGAACCGTCGTCGAAATCGCACACAGCGAATGGGACGAGATTCAGAACGCCGATCGACGCGATGACGTGCGAGCGGCTCGGTCCCAGAACCCTCTGGAGACCTCGTACGTGGTCCGTGTCGAGCTGGGAAAAGCTGACAACGCACCGCTAATCACCGGGGCGATGGCAACGACACGAATCGATGCGGCGCCGGTTTCGATCGTCGGCCGAGCATCGAGATGGCTGAGCGGCTTGTTGCGATTCCGTTAG
- a CDS encoding Bax inhibitor-1/YccA family protein: MQIDSPNPYAVSSMGTPAAFAAENERLGFIRKTYAHMTGAILALIAIEAVLFAVVPAATMNALVGRMLGGFGWMIVLGLFMGVSWIARRWANSSTSKGMQYAGLSLYVFAQAIILLPMLYVCIRVMGEPNLPIMAAAITAVCFVGLTAFVFVTGADLASWGKFLALGGFVAMGVIVAGIAFGFSLGLWFSGLMVALACGYILYDTSNILHHYNTSQYVAASLALFASVVLLFWYVLQLLMAFSSND; the protein is encoded by the coding sequence ATGCAAATCGATAGCCCGAACCCATACGCCGTTTCCTCCATGGGCACGCCCGCTGCATTCGCGGCCGAGAATGAACGTTTAGGGTTCATCCGGAAGACGTACGCTCACATGACCGGCGCCATCCTGGCCTTGATCGCGATCGAAGCCGTGCTGTTTGCCGTCGTTCCTGCTGCGACGATGAACGCACTGGTCGGCCGCATGCTGGGCGGTTTTGGCTGGATGATTGTTCTCGGACTGTTCATGGGAGTCAGCTGGATTGCACGCAGATGGGCGAACAGCAGTACATCGAAGGGAATGCAGTACGCGGGCCTCAGTCTGTACGTTTTCGCCCAAGCAATCATCCTGCTGCCGATGTTGTATGTCTGCATTCGCGTCATGGGCGAACCCAATCTGCCCATCATGGCGGCTGCGATCACCGCGGTGTGCTTTGTCGGTCTGACCGCGTTCGTGTTCGTCACCGGCGCGGATTTGGCTAGTTGGGGCAAGTTTCTGGCGCTCGGCGGTTTTGTCGCAATGGGAGTCATTGTCGCCGGAATCGCGTTCGGCTTCTCGCTTGGCCTTTGGTTCAGCGGTTTGATGGTCGCGCTGGCATGTGGTTACATCCTCTACGACACGTCAAACATTCTGCATCACTACAACACATCGCAATATGTTGCTGCTTCGCTTGCCCTGTTCGCATCGGTTGTGTTGTTGTTCTGGTACGTGCTTCAATTGTTGATGGCTTTTTCCAGCAACGATTGA
- the dcd gene encoding dCTP deaminase: MLLSGDEIRRRQNDTLRIEPFDEARLNPNSYNLSLHNELLVYEEVVLDAASPNRYRRIEIPEEGLTLQPNQLFLGRTVEYTETHGLVPMIQGRSSLGRLGLFINPGGSLGDAGYCGTWTLEMHCVQPVRIYAGMEVCQIYYLGLEGTCEGYSSEKYQNSRDIRPSQMFRELGAEVNETQLELKFDELLHGAR, encoded by the coding sequence ATGCTTCTTTCAGGTGATGAGATTCGGCGGCGCCAGAACGATACGCTACGAATTGAACCGTTCGACGAGGCTCGGCTCAACCCGAATAGCTACAACTTGTCGCTCCACAACGAGTTGTTGGTCTATGAGGAAGTCGTTCTCGACGCGGCATCGCCCAACCGATATCGGCGTATCGAGATCCCGGAAGAGGGGCTGACGCTGCAGCCAAACCAGCTGTTTTTGGGTCGGACCGTCGAGTACACCGAAACCCACGGCTTGGTTCCCATGATCCAGGGCCGTAGTTCGTTGGGCCGATTGGGTTTGTTCATCAATCCGGGCGGCAGCCTGGGCGACGCTGGATATTGCGGGACCTGGACACTAGAAATGCATTGCGTTCAGCCGGTCCGGATCTACGCGGGGATGGAGGTTTGTCAGATCTATTACCTTGGCCTGGAGGGCACTTGCGAAGGCTATTCCAGTGAGAAATATCAAAACAGCCGTGATATTCGTCCCAGCCAGATGTTTCGCGAACTCGGCGCCGAAGTCAACGAAACGCAGTTGGAACTGAAATTCGATGAACTGTTGCACGGGGCCCGCTAG
- a CDS encoding LON peptidase substrate-binding domain-containing protein, producing the protein MHNLDDITNLPDDFDSRVCLFPLPELVLFPHAMQPLHVFEPRYTEMLAESLASDRLIAMATLTGGIAAMPNQSPPIASTVCIGRIVSHADLGDDRHNILLVGAKRAKVVSELDAGRTFRIAEVDVNDDIYPPIGAEHRLDLKRSLLDAFAEIIPASQSVQQNLHELMAGQMGLGPITDIIAYTLPFEVEAKLQLLAEPDVDARARSLVRLLRKGAVKLHSLSHEEQSFKNDDPNDEKFPPKFSLN; encoded by the coding sequence ATGCACAACTTGGATGACATCACGAATCTGCCCGACGACTTCGACAGTCGCGTTTGCTTGTTCCCATTGCCAGAGTTGGTGCTCTTTCCTCACGCGATGCAACCGCTGCACGTTTTCGAGCCACGTTATACCGAGATGTTGGCCGAGTCTTTGGCGAGCGATCGATTGATTGCGATGGCTACCTTGACGGGCGGGATCGCGGCAATGCCCAACCAGAGTCCACCAATCGCGTCGACCGTTTGCATCGGACGAATTGTTTCGCATGCCGATCTTGGCGATGATCGCCACAACATTCTGTTGGTCGGGGCGAAACGTGCAAAGGTCGTTTCAGAACTCGATGCCGGCCGGACTTTTCGCATTGCTGAAGTCGACGTCAATGACGATATCTATCCGCCAATCGGTGCGGAACACAGGTTGGATTTAAAGCGAAGTCTGCTGGACGCGTTTGCCGAAATCATTCCGGCCAGCCAGAGTGTGCAACAAAACTTGCACGAATTGATGGCCGGACAAATGGGCCTTGGCCCAATCACTGACATCATCGCCTACACACTTCCATTTGAAGTCGAAGCGAAATTGCAACTTCTTGCCGAGCCTGACGTTGATGCACGGGCACGATCCCTTGTGCGGTTGCTGCGAAAAGGCGCCGTGAAATTGCATTCGCTATCACACGAAGAACAGTCGTTCAAAAACGATGATCCCAACGACGAAAAGTTTCCGCCAAAGTTCAGCCTGAACTGA